A stretch of Pomacea canaliculata isolate SZHN2017 linkage group LG6, ASM307304v1, whole genome shotgun sequence DNA encodes these proteins:
- the LOC112566800 gene encoding uncharacterized protein LOC112566800, translating to MHLWRKYSSPVVVSMEVMNILASSPLSDSLCTFLALLRLLSVSVLLTSYALLAFFLMIDISHPNWFFLTGRKELKAAAVLMVWLVPVCFLTIHLSDTAVFTKFLMSCEFVDHWLEFFMALFLHLPSCVIVFVFYFITRRFHDKFLSFMVGLRVDTCLLLKHESNTLVFNTLLCLLGEFALCHELPRVINLLSFSTDSVRLAGFLLYLLRTSMAALTSLLVNTDLHKAVNVLFSRNKGKVQDVFDLGSTGGERENLVENKEVNEPQIVPILYPDGEDGTDPTVATSDNYREIK from the exons ATGCATTTGTGGCGGAAATACTCGTCGCCCGTCGTTGTCTCTATGGAG GTGATGAACATCCTGGCCTCCTCCCCGCTGTCTGACAGTCTGTGCACCTTCCTCGCCCTCCTGCGCCTGCTGAGCGTCAGCGTTCTCCTCACCTCCTACGCTCTTCTCGCCTTCTTCCTCATGATTGACATCAGCCATCCCAACTGGTTCTTCCTGACAG GGAGAAAAGAGTTGAAGGCAGCAGCGGTGCTGATGGTGTGGTTGGTACCTGTGTGTTTTCTGACCATTCATCTCTCCGACACAGCGGTCTTCACAAAGTTCTTGATGTCCTGCGAGTTTGTAGACCACTGGCTGGAGTTCTTCATGGCGCTTTTCCTCCACCTGCCGTCGTGTGTTATCGTCTTCGTCTTCTACTTCATCACTCGAAG ATTTCACGACAAGTTCCTTAGCTTCATGGTCGGATTACGAGTGGACACGTGTCTGCTGCTGAAACATGAATCAAATACTCTGGTCTTCAACACCTTGCTGTGTCTCCTAGGAGAGTTTGCCCTCTGTCATGAACTGCCTCGAGTCATCAACCTACTG AGCTTTTCAACTGACTCCGTGAGGTTGGCGGGCTTCCTGTTGTACTTGCTGCGAACGTCCATGGCCGCCCTCACCTCGCTCCTTGTCAACACCGACCTTCACAAGGCTGTCAATGTGTTGTTCTCGAGAAACAAGGGGAAAGTGCAAGATGTCTTTGACCTCGGCTCCACCGGTGGCGAAAGAGAAAACCTGGTGGAAAACAAAGAAGTTAATGAGCCACAAATTGTGCCCATCCTGTACCCAGACGGAGAGGACGGGACTGACCCGACTGTGGCGACATCAGATAACTACAGAGAAATCAAGTAG
- the LOC112567125 gene encoding uncharacterized protein LOC112567125 isoform X1 has translation MHTGRMTSLSLAPSHNDTTCYSLCSIRPADRPTDRPTDRPADTPEIGRSEVFIQWNFLDKSRVNNVMFRVLDDSEHSKLWTNVNRFSQRTLQLYNRIIQIKFNLSNLKSIKRILISVESDGDLIMRCCDPHKTRTCGQDMTVGTTVWSTDSKRSTLSSTVQPHTLPADGSESSVPTDGLKANVGAVVAVVTVAAVAFSSALFIFVFKRHRRLKLCSK, from the exons ATGCACACCGGAAGGATGACGAGCCTGTCGTTAGCACCCTCTCATAATGACACTACATGCTACAGTCTGTGCTCCATCAGACCAGCGGACAGACCAACGGACAGACCAACGGACAGACCAGCGGACACACCAGAAATAGGAAGGAGCGAGGTGTTCATACAGTGGAACTTTCTGGACAAGTCACGTGTCAACAATGTCATGTTCAGAGTCTTAGACGACAGTGAACACTCCAAGTTATGGACAAATGTGAATCGTTTCTCTCAACGGACATTGCAGCTGTACAACCGAATTATTCAGATCAAGTTTAACCTTTCAAACCTCAAGAGCATTAAACGGATTTTGATATCAGTGGAGTCCG ACGGGGACCTCATCATGCGCTGTTGTGACCCACACAAGACACGGACCTGTGGACAGGACATGACAGTGGGCACGACTGTGTGGTCCACAGACAGCAAGAGGTCCACACTGTCATCCACAGTCCAGCCACACACACTTCCCGCAG ATGGCAGTGAATCGTCGGTTCCTACAGATGGACTAAAGGCTAATGttggtgctgttgttgctgttgtcactGTTGCTGCGGTTGCTTTTTCATCCGCTCTATTCATCTTCGTTTTTAAACGACA cAGGAGACTGAAGCTGTGCTCAAAGTGA
- the LOC112567125 gene encoding uncharacterized protein LOC112567125 isoform X2 encodes MHTGRMTSLSLAPSHNDTTCYSLCSIRPADRPTDRPTDRPADTPEIGRSEVFIQWNFLDKSRVNNVMFRVLDDSEHSKLWTNVNRFSQRTLQLYNRIIQIKFNLSNLKSIKRILISVESDGDLIMRCCDPHKTRTCGQDMTVGTTVWSTDSKRSTLSSTVQPHTLPADGSESSVPTDGLKANVGAVVAVVTVAAVAFSSALFIFVFKRQRLKLCSK; translated from the exons ATGCACACCGGAAGGATGACGAGCCTGTCGTTAGCACCCTCTCATAATGACACTACATGCTACAGTCTGTGCTCCATCAGACCAGCGGACAGACCAACGGACAGACCAACGGACAGACCAGCGGACACACCAGAAATAGGAAGGAGCGAGGTGTTCATACAGTGGAACTTTCTGGACAAGTCACGTGTCAACAATGTCATGTTCAGAGTCTTAGACGACAGTGAACACTCCAAGTTATGGACAAATGTGAATCGTTTCTCTCAACGGACATTGCAGCTGTACAACCGAATTATTCAGATCAAGTTTAACCTTTCAAACCTCAAGAGCATTAAACGGATTTTGATATCAGTGGAGTCCG ACGGGGACCTCATCATGCGCTGTTGTGACCCACACAAGACACGGACCTGTGGACAGGACATGACAGTGGGCACGACTGTGTGGTCCACAGACAGCAAGAGGTCCACACTGTCATCCACAGTCCAGCCACACACACTTCCCGCAG ATGGCAGTGAATCGTCGGTTCCTACAGATGGACTAAAGGCTAATGttggtgctgttgttgctgttgtcactGTTGCTGCGGTTGCTTTTTCATCCGCTCTATTCATCTTCGTTTTTAAACGACA GAGACTGAAGCTGTGCTCAAAGTGA